The following are encoded in a window of uncultured Ilyobacter sp. genomic DNA:
- the zupT gene encoding zinc transporter ZupT: MWDSTVLFAFGLTLFAGLSTGIGSAMAFFAKKTNTKFLSVALGFSGGVMLYVSFVEIFVKAKDALVAELGTRNGYWVTTLAFFGGILLIAVIDKLVPSFENPHEVAGIEDMVEIENMEHHLEEMEEERASEHKGHKHKAGSLYRMGIFSAIAIGIHNFPEGLATFASAIKDPTLGISIAVAIAIHNIPEGIAVSVPIYYATGDKKKAFFYSFLSGLSEPIGALVGYILLYRYFNDFVFGILFAGVAGIMVFISLDELLPAAQRYGEHHLSIYGLVSGMAVMAVSLLLFA, from the coding sequence ATGTGGGACAGTACGGTATTATTTGCATTTGGATTGACACTCTTTGCAGGACTTTCAACAGGTATAGGAAGTGCCATGGCCTTCTTTGCCAAAAAAACAAATACAAAGTTTCTTTCTGTCGCCCTTGGATTTTCAGGAGGAGTAATGCTCTATGTTTCATTTGTAGAGATATTTGTGAAGGCGAAGGACGCTCTGGTGGCAGAGCTAGGTACAAGAAACGGCTACTGGGTTACAACCTTGGCATTTTTTGGAGGCATACTCCTTATAGCTGTTATAGATAAGCTGGTTCCTTCTTTTGAAAACCCCCATGAAGTAGCAGGTATAGAGGATATGGTAGAGATAGAAAATATGGAGCATCATCTGGAAGAGATGGAGGAAGAAAGGGCCAGTGAGCACAAGGGGCACAAACATAAGGCCGGGTCCCTGTACAGAATGGGTATATTTTCAGCAATAGCCATAGGTATTCATAACTTTCCAGAAGGTTTGGCAACCTTTGCTTCAGCTATCAAGGATCCAACTTTGGGAATATCGATAGCCGTAGCCATAGCTATCCACAACATACCTGAGGGTATAGCTGTGTCTGTACCGATATACTATGCTACCGGAGACAAGAAAAAAGCATTTTTTTATTCGTTTTTGTCTGGATTATCAGAACCAATAGGAGCTTTGGTCGGGTATATATTACTTTACAGATATTTTAATGATTTTGTATTCGGGATACTTTTTGCAGGGGTTGCAGGTATAATGGTGTTTATCTCATTAGACGAATTACTTCCGGCAGCTCAGCGTTATGGGGAGCACCACCTGTCAATTTATGGACTGGTGAGCGGAATGGCAGTTATGGCAGTGAGTCTGCTACTTTTTGCTTAG
- a CDS encoding tRNA (cytidine(34)-2'-O)-methyltransferase, with translation MNIVLLNPEIPYNTGNIGRSCVLTNTALHLIKPIGFSLDEKQLKRAGLDYWNSIDLHIWDNLEELIKSNPDSNFYFATTKTKKNYSDIKYEKNDFIVFGPESRGIPEDVLQANRENCITIPMIKMGRSLNLSNSAAIILYEALRQTGFDF, from the coding sequence ATGAATATAGTTTTGTTGAATCCAGAGATACCATATAATACTGGGAATATAGGGAGAAGCTGTGTTCTTACAAATACCGCACTTCACCTGATAAAACCCATAGGTTTTTCCCTAGATGAAAAACAGCTAAAGAGAGCTGGCTTAGATTACTGGAACAGTATAGATCTGCATATTTGGGATAACCTTGAAGAACTCATAAAATCTAATCCGGATTCAAATTTTTATTTTGCAACGACTAAGACAAAGAAAAATTATTCAGATATAAAATATGAAAAAAATGATTTTATAGTTTTCGGACCGGAATCAAGAGGTATCCCGGAAGATGTACTCCAAGCAAACAGGGAAAACTGCATAACAATACCTATGATAAAAATGGGGAGGTCCCTGAACCTTTCAAATTCTGCAGCGATCATATTATATGAGGCTTTGAGGCAAACCGGCTTTGATTTTTAA
- a CDS encoding HAMP domain-containing sensor histidine kinase, with protein sequence MWGKINYNLSRKTLIGKKLTNNEKDISHMIQEFESIEKMMSVIYSEKNEGRVIFCILLLLIGKLDLGYVESYYFHYDEDSKTLQYKEGYFNLDKIEEEELDKIYDSLSDIIEVEQVPFLKEIVDIGEPVYDMKKFTEMSPYVFLSRLSNFSVIPVGYEDKNYGVVILAGNKKILKMGKRKRELVDIFKYNLSMYLYNRDLEKKELKNDRLKTIGYFANSIVHEFKTPVSVIKGFATLAKNKLDDPEKLKIYLENIITESDRIIEMSDEVGEYAQTRDTLSIEEEFYFQDVVKEVFEKFKNKFQRLEIKPIFMDEKKILVRANKKTFSRTVCHILKNIAENVDYKKDKRYVMFRFEEQEGKDVVIFEDNGCGIAEDNISKVFSPFFTTKINGTGLGMTIVKEYYEKIGMEIKLESVQGKYTRLTVMI encoded by the coding sequence ATGTGGGGTAAAATCAATTATAATCTCAGCAGAAAGACCCTTATTGGAAAAAAACTCACAAATAACGAAAAAGATATTTCACATATGATCCAGGAATTCGAATCCATAGAAAAGATGATGTCTGTTATTTACAGTGAAAAAAATGAGGGAAGGGTGATATTCTGCATCCTCCTCCTTCTGATTGGAAAGCTGGACCTAGGATATGTTGAAAGTTATTACTTCCACTATGATGAAGATTCTAAGACGCTTCAGTACAAGGAGGGATACTTCAATCTAGATAAAATAGAGGAAGAGGAACTAGATAAGATATATGATTCTCTAAGCGATATTATAGAGGTTGAACAGGTACCTTTTCTGAAAGAGATAGTAGACATAGGGGAACCTGTATATGATATGAAAAAATTTACAGAGATGAGTCCCTATGTATTCTTGAGCAGGTTAAGTAATTTTTCTGTAATCCCAGTTGGATATGAGGATAAAAATTACGGGGTGGTTATTCTCGCAGGAAACAAAAAAATTCTGAAAATGGGTAAAAGAAAACGGGAACTGGTGGATATATTTAAGTACAACTTATCCATGTATCTCTACAACAGAGATCTGGAGAAAAAGGAACTCAAAAATGACAGGCTTAAAACCATAGGATATTTTGCCAACTCCATAGTTCATGAGTTTAAAACCCCGGTTTCTGTTATAAAGGGGTTTGCAACTCTTGCAAAAAATAAGCTAGATGACCCTGAAAAGCTGAAGATATACTTAGAAAATATAATTACCGAATCAGACAGGATAATAGAGATGTCTGATGAGGTGGGGGAGTATGCCCAGACTAGGGATACCCTTAGTATAGAGGAGGAGTTTTATTTTCAGGATGTTGTAAAAGAGGTTTTTGAAAAATTTAAAAACAAATTTCAAAGGCTGGAAATAAAGCCCATATTTATGGATGAGAAAAAAATTTTGGTGAGAGCCAATAAAAAAACCTTCTCAAGAACAGTTTGCCATATTTTGAAAAACATAGCAGAAAATGTAGATTACAAAAAGGATAAAAGATATGTTATGTTTAGATTTGAAGAGCAGGAAGGGAAAGATGTTGTTATATTTGAGGATAACGGCTGCGGAATAGCCGAGGACAATATATCAAAAGTGTTTTCTCCTTTTTTCACTACAAAAATAAACGGGACTGGACTTGGTATGACCATAGTAAAAGAGTACTATGAAAAAATAGGCATGGAAATAAAACTAGAGTCGGTCCAGGGAAAATATACCAGACTGACAGTTATGATATAG
- the ruvC gene encoding crossover junction endodeoxyribonuclease RuvC produces the protein MRVLGIDPGTATVGYGIVDFKNNNYDTVTYGCIYTDKDLPMSKRLEKIYDELYALIEEYKPAHMAVEELFYFKNNKTVISVGQARGVIILCGEKQGLCLDSYTPLQVKMGITGYGKSEKKQVQIMVQKILKLNQLPEPDDAADALAIAVTHINSLNSGCYNISAGKKICGKKIGSGKLTAKEYRELYNIK, from the coding sequence GTGAGAGTTTTAGGAATTGACCCAGGAACTGCAACGGTGGGATACGGAATCGTGGATTTTAAAAATAATAATTATGATACCGTAACTTACGGATGTATATATACAGACAAGGATCTCCCCATGTCAAAAAGGCTTGAAAAAATATATGATGAACTTTATGCTCTCATAGAAGAATATAAGCCTGCGCATATGGCAGTGGAGGAGCTTTTTTATTTTAAAAACAATAAAACAGTGATAAGCGTGGGTCAGGCAAGGGGTGTAATAATCCTCTGCGGAGAGAAGCAGGGTCTGTGTCTAGACAGCTATACCCCTCTCCAGGTAAAGATGGGTATAACCGGATACGGAAAGTCTGAAAAAAAACAGGTTCAGATTATGGTGCAGAAGATATTGAAACTAAACCAGCTTCCAGAGCCGGATGATGCTGCAGATGCCCTGGCTATAGCGGTGACTCATATCAACTCTCTCAATTCCGGATGCTATAATATATCTGCTGGCAAAAAAATATGTGGCAAAAAAATAGGAAGTGGAAAACTAACAGCGAAGGAATATAGGGAACTTTATAACATCAAATAG
- a CDS encoding sigma-70 family RNA polymerase sigma factor, which yields MNISNYLKEISHYPLLTKEEEIEFALKAQNGDESAQEKLITSNLRLVVSIAKKYINIGIPVLDLIQEGNIGLIKAVSKFDTTMDKRFSTYATFWIKQSILRYISSNKGVIRYPTYIYDNISKINKFIRDHKNKYGSIPSIETIALGLELKEKDVEKYINIFEQSLNSLEESYGENGDLHSIIPSEDLFEEQIITDSVNEELMKNLKILNSKERDVIIHRFGLFNKNILTLEEIGNHLNLTRERIRQIQLKAIDKLRDKFRYTM from the coding sequence ATGAATATATCCAATTATCTAAAAGAGATAAGCCACTATCCCCTCTTAACCAAGGAAGAGGAGATAGAATTTGCCTTGAAAGCCCAAAATGGAGACGAATCTGCACAGGAAAAATTAATTACCTCCAATCTCAGACTTGTAGTAAGCATAGCAAAAAAATACATAAATATAGGTATCCCTGTCTTAGACCTCATACAAGAGGGTAATATAGGGCTTATAAAAGCAGTCAGCAAGTTTGACACTACTATGGATAAAAGGTTTTCCACCTATGCCACTTTTTGGATAAAGCAGAGTATCTTGAGATATATCTCGTCAAATAAAGGTGTTATAAGATATCCCACCTATATTTATGATAATATCTCAAAAATAAATAAATTCATAAGAGATCATAAAAATAAATACGGTTCTATTCCATCTATTGAGACTATCGCCCTAGGCCTTGAACTCAAAGAAAAAGATGTGGAGAAATATATCAACATCTTTGAGCAGTCTCTTAATTCCCTGGAGGAATCCTATGGTGAAAACGGAGACCTGCACAGCATTATTCCAAGTGAAGACCTTTTCGAAGAACAGATAATAACAGACAGTGTCAACGAGGAACTTATGAAGAACCTGAAAATACTTAATTCAAAAGAGAGAGACGTCATCATACACAGGTTTGGTCTTTTCAACAAAAATATCCTCACTCTCGAAGAGATAGGAAACCATCTGAACCTCACTAGAGAGCGGATAAGACAGATTCAGCTTAAGGCAATCGATAAGTTAAGGGACAAGTTTAGATACACCATGTAA
- a CDS encoding FAD-dependent oxidoreductase, with protein sequence MEKVYDMIIIGGGPAGLTAAIYAGRAHLNVLVIEKRDLGSLISAHKIDNYPGFPEGITGRELYQLKKDHALKYNVKIVEGTFLELDIFSEPKIVKTDVENYHGKSVIIASGWPKNSVKKIKGEQEFIGKGVSYCATCDGAFTRNLKVGLFGQGDEVAEEALFLTRYSKEIFIFSKEESLRCNQELKDALLSHDNIKIIPNSNIVEIKGNDYVEEVVVSKDGKEESYPLDYTFLYLGTRSTEELFSGFAKLDPEGYIITGEDMKTEVDGVYAAGDIRSKSIRQVTTAVADGTIASLEAAKYILRQKKER encoded by the coding sequence GTGGAAAAAGTATATGATATGATAATTATAGGGGGAGGACCTGCAGGTCTTACAGCGGCAATATACGCCGGCCGTGCACACCTAAATGTGCTGGTAATTGAAAAAAGAGATTTGGGGAGCTTGATCTCGGCCCATAAGATAGACAATTACCCTGGATTTCCAGAGGGAATAACAGGAAGAGAGCTCTACCAGCTGAAAAAAGACCATGCCTTAAAATATAACGTAAAAATCGTCGAGGGGACTTTTCTAGAACTGGATATTTTTTCTGAACCAAAGATTGTAAAAACAGATGTAGAAAATTATCACGGAAAATCAGTGATAATAGCCAGCGGATGGCCCAAAAACAGTGTGAAGAAAATAAAGGGTGAGCAGGAGTTTATAGGAAAGGGAGTATCTTACTGTGCCACATGTGACGGAGCTTTTACGAGAAATCTAAAGGTAGGGTTGTTCGGGCAGGGAGACGAGGTAGCAGAAGAAGCCCTCTTTCTCACAAGGTACTCTAAGGAGATATTCATTTTCTCAAAGGAAGAGAGCCTAAGATGCAATCAGGAGCTAAAGGATGCCCTTTTATCCCACGACAATATAAAAATAATTCCCAATAGTAACATTGTGGAAATAAAGGGGAATGATTACGTAGAAGAAGTGGTGGTATCAAAAGATGGCAAAGAGGAAAGCTACCCTTTAGATTATACATTTTTATACCTAGGGACAAGGTCTACAGAGGAACTTTTTTCCGGGTTTGCCAAACTAGATCCCGAGGGATATATAATAACCGGTGAAGATATGAAAACCGAGGTAGACGGAGTCTATGCTGCTGGGGATATAAGATCCAAGTCCATAAGACAGGTCACTACAGCAGTGGCAGACGGGACTATAGCATCATTAGAGGCAGCCAAGTATATATTGAGACAAAAAAAAGAGAGATAA
- a CDS encoding metalloregulator ArsR/SmtB family transcription factor, whose translation MEIDKAVLLFKMMSNPIRLGILKELSEKNVLCVSKLEEAIGSSQSSTSQHLAHLRNSGILTCTKDGKKVCYTIADKDVKELIKRLELEEN comes from the coding sequence TTGGAAATTGATAAAGCTGTCTTATTATTTAAAATGATGTCAAATCCTATAAGACTTGGAATATTAAAAGAACTTTCTGAAAAAAACGTCCTATGTGTGAGCAAGCTAGAAGAGGCCATAGGATCTTCCCAGTCTAGCACCAGTCAGCATCTGGCACACCTTAGAAATTCCGGAATACTTACATGCACAAAAGACGGCAAGAAGGTATGCTACACCATAGCTGATAAGGATGTAAAAGAGCTTATAAAACGACTTGAACTAGAGGAAAATTAA